A region from the Trueperaceae bacterium genome encodes:
- the dnaK gene encoding molecular chaperone DnaK: MAKAVGIDLGTTNSVIAVMEGSEPVVLVNAEGSRTTPSVVAFKGEQRLVGQVAKRQAVLNPKGTLFEIKRYIGRTWDEVKNEAERAPYEVVRGDDGGVRFVVEGKQYTPEEISAMILRKLVADASERLGSPITKAVITVPAYFNNSQREATQNAGRIAGLEVLRIVNEPTAAALAYGLEKKGNETVLVFDLGGGTFDVSVLEVGDGVFEVRSTSGDTHLGGSDMDYAIVQWLADDFQKEYNVDLRKDKQALQRLIEAAEKAKIELSGLPETTISLPFIAMDPASNAPLYLEAKLTRSRFEELIAPLLKRVRGPLEQALADAKLKASDIDEVILVGGSTRVPAVKKIVKDILGKEPNQSVNPDEVVALGAAVQAGVLTGTVDDIVLLDVTPLSLGIETKGGVFTKLIDRNTTVPVRKSETFSTADHNQTTAPIHVLQGERSMASANKSLGRFNLEGIPPMPAGMPQIEVTYDLDANGILHVTAKEKSTGKEASITIQNTTTLSEDEVERMVKDAAANAEADLKAKELAEAKNQLDGLRLTASKTLEEATSATPEQKKPVEDLIAEAQQALGSELTTKERLESIGRDLGDKLQAFAQAAQGGASQPDAGPSGDDQGPAGDDVIDAEFKPAG, from the coding sequence ATGGCAAAAGCCGTAGGCATAGACCTCGGAACGACCAACAGCGTCATCGCGGTCATGGAAGGCAGCGAGCCCGTGGTGCTCGTGAACGCGGAAGGCAGCCGCACCACGCCGTCCGTCGTGGCTTTCAAGGGCGAGCAGCGCCTCGTCGGCCAAGTGGCCAAGCGCCAGGCCGTGCTCAACCCCAAGGGCACGCTCTTCGAGATCAAGCGTTACATCGGTCGCACGTGGGACGAGGTCAAGAACGAGGCCGAACGCGCCCCGTACGAGGTCGTGCGTGGCGACGACGGCGGTGTGCGCTTCGTCGTCGAGGGCAAGCAGTACACGCCGGAGGAGATCTCGGCGATGATCCTGCGCAAGCTCGTCGCCGACGCGAGCGAACGCCTCGGGTCGCCCATCACCAAGGCCGTGATCACCGTGCCGGCGTACTTCAACAACTCCCAGCGCGAGGCCACCCAGAACGCCGGCCGGATCGCCGGGCTCGAGGTGCTGCGCATCGTCAACGAGCCCACGGCGGCGGCCCTCGCGTACGGCCTCGAGAAGAAGGGCAACGAGACGGTCCTCGTCTTCGACCTGGGCGGCGGCACGTTCGACGTCTCCGTCCTCGAGGTCGGCGACGGCGTGTTCGAGGTCCGCTCGACCAGCGGCGACACGCACCTGGGCGGCTCCGACATGGACTACGCCATCGTCCAGTGGCTGGCCGACGACTTCCAGAAGGAGTACAACGTCGACCTGCGCAAGGACAAGCAGGCCCTGCAGCGGCTCATCGAGGCGGCCGAGAAGGCCAAGATCGAGCTCTCCGGGCTGCCCGAGACGACCATCTCCCTACCCTTCATCGCCATGGACCCCGCCTCCAACGCGCCTCTCTACCTGGAGGCCAAGCTGACCCGCTCCCGCTTCGAGGAGCTCATCGCCCCGCTGCTCAAGCGCGTGCGCGGGCCGCTCGAGCAGGCGCTGGCCGACGCGAAGCTGAAGGCGTCAGACATCGACGAGGTCATCCTCGTGGGCGGTTCCACGCGCGTCCCGGCCGTCAAGAAGATCGTCAAGGACATCCTCGGCAAGGAGCCGAACCAGTCCGTCAACCCCGACGAGGTCGTGGCCCTCGGCGCCGCCGTGCAGGCGGGCGTGCTCACCGGCACCGTCGACGACATCGTGCTCCTCGACGTCACCCCCCTGAGCCTCGGCATCGAGACGAAGGGCGGCGTGTTCACCAAGCTGATCGACCGCAACACGACGGTCCCCGTGCGCAAGTCCGAGACCTTCTCGACCGCCGACCATAACCAGACGACCGCGCCCATCCACGTGCTGCAGGGTGAGCGGTCCATGGCGAGCGCCAACAAGTCGCTCGGCCGCTTCAACCTCGAGGGCATCCCGCCCATGCCGGCCGGCATGCCGCAGATCGAGGTAACTTACGACCTCGACGCCAACGGCATCCTGCACGTCACGGCCAAGGAGAAGTCCACCGGCAAGGAAGCCAGCATCACCATCCAGAACACCACGACCCTGAGCGAGGACGAGGTGGAGCGGATGGTCAAGGACGCCGCCGCCAACGCCGAGGCCGACCTCAAGGCGAAGGAGCTGGCCGAGGCCAAGAACCAACTCGACGGCCTCAGGCTGACGGCGAGCAAGACGCTCGAGGAGGCCACCAGCGCCACGCCGGAGCAGAAGAAGCCCGTCGAGGACCTCATCGCCGAGGCGCAGCAGGCGCTCGGCTCCGAGCTCACCACCAAGGAGCGCCTGGAGAGCATCGGCCGCGACCTCGGCGACAAGCTGCAAGCCTTCGCCCAGGCAGCCCAGGGCGGCGCGTCCCAGCCGGACGCGGGTCCGTCGGGAGACGACCAGGGGCCTGCCGGCGACGACGTCATCGACGCGGAGTTCAAGCCCGCCGGTTGA
- a CDS encoding nucleotide exchange factor GrpE — protein sequence MRTDQDERTSTAGWEQASSDRESQETTQADAQDTEADILRTELRRVREKTAALEQELVEAKDRALRYRAEMETMRRRQQGELQQARDQGKDETIMPVLAVYDDLERALAAAASTEDEGGIVAGVKLVKENLERQLAHLGIRRTGTVGEEFDPQVHEALSTVPSGPGRTPGTIFQVFEPGFLQGDRLIRVARVVVVADSDAN from the coding sequence ATGAGAACCGATCAGGACGAACGCACGAGCACGGCCGGTTGGGAGCAAGCGTCCTCGGACCGGGAAAGCCAAGAGACCACGCAGGCGGATGCCCAGGACACGGAGGCCGACATACTACGCACCGAGCTGAGACGCGTCCGCGAGAAGACCGCGGCACTGGAGCAGGAGCTCGTGGAGGCCAAGGACCGTGCGCTCAGGTACCGGGCCGAGATGGAGACGATGCGCCGTCGCCAGCAAGGCGAGCTCCAGCAGGCCCGCGATCAGGGCAAGGACGAGACCATCATGCCGGTGCTGGCGGTGTATGACGACCTGGAACGCGCCCTCGCCGCCGCGGCCTCGACCGAGGACGAGGGCGGCATCGTCGCGGGCGTGAAGCTCGTCAAGGAGAACCTCGAGCGGCAACTCGCCCACTTGGGCATCAGGCGCACGGGGACCGTCGGCGAGGAGTTCGACCCGCAGGTGCACGAGGCGTTGAGCACCGTTCCGTCCGGCCCGGGCCGGACGCCGGGTACCATCTTCCAGGTGTTCGAGCCGGGCTTCCTCCAGGGCGACCGGTTGATACGCGTTGCCCGCGTCGTCGTGGTGGCCGACAGCGACGCGAACTGA
- a CDS encoding DnaJ domain-containing protein produces the protein MAAFKDYYKTLGVAKDAGLEEIRRAFRKLAAKHHPDRNPGDKGAEERFKEINEAYTVLSDEEKRKFYDQYGTGSPPPFEQAGQQYGGARFREASPEEFAGFSDFFQSLFGGAGGFGGAGGHAVYSSDFGGRSVRSDPFDFGSPRPQNVEARLDVGVLDAYRGGPTSIRVGDKSLEVTIPKGTRDGAKLRLRGQAPGGGDLILHVRHLPSPTFTVEGDSVRVKLRVPDYLAALGGTVRVPTLDGEVDMTLPAGSSSGRVLRLRGQGWPTADGRGDEFAEVRVGVPEQLSAEQRRLYEELKGLGQDTA, from the coding sequence GTGGCAGCCTTCAAGGACTACTACAAGACGTTGGGTGTCGCCAAGGACGCCGGGCTGGAGGAGATCCGTCGCGCTTTCCGCAAGCTCGCGGCCAAGCATCACCCGGACCGCAACCCGGGCGACAAGGGCGCGGAGGAGCGCTTCAAGGAGATCAACGAGGCCTACACGGTCCTCTCCGACGAGGAGAAGCGCAAGTTCTACGACCAGTACGGCACTGGCTCCCCACCGCCCTTCGAGCAGGCCGGCCAGCAGTACGGCGGCGCGCGGTTCCGCGAAGCGTCCCCGGAGGAGTTCGCAGGCTTCTCCGACTTCTTCCAGTCGCTCTTCGGTGGCGCGGGCGGTTTCGGCGGCGCCGGCGGCCACGCCGTGTACTCGAGCGACTTCGGCGGCCGCTCCGTCAGGAGCGACCCGTTCGACTTCGGGTCGCCCCGGCCACAGAACGTCGAGGCGCGCCTCGACGTCGGCGTGTTGGACGCCTACCGCGGCGGTCCGACCTCCATCCGCGTCGGGGACAAGAGCCTCGAGGTCACCATCCCGAAGGGCACGCGTGACGGCGCCAAGTTGAGGCTCCGCGGGCAGGCCCCCGGCGGAGGCGATCTCATCTTGCACGTGCGTCACCTGCCCAGCCCGACCTTCACGGTCGAAGGCGACTCCGTGCGCGTCAAGCTCCGCGTCCCCGACTACCTGGCGGCCTTGGGCGGCACCGTCAGGGTGCCGACCCTCGACGGCGAGGTCGACATGACCTTGCCCGCCGGCTCATCCAGCGGGCGGGTCCTGCGGCTGCGCGGCCAGGGCTGGCCGACGGCCGACGGCCGCGGCGACGAGTTCGCCGAGGTGCGCGTCGGCGTGCCGGAGCAGTTGAGCGCGGAGCAGAGGCGCCTGTACGAGGAGCTCAAAGGCCTCGGTCAAGACACGGCCTAG
- a CDS encoding peptidylprolyl isomerase, with amino-acid sequence MTRLPASRRALKTLALLATSLLLSGAFAQTGTEAGAAPTDPVVLRLGAYEERASDFAWRFGVTLRGVAAQQGQPYSEEFAASLWSLIPYYLDQRTQEVALVAEARRRGLTPDADKLESTLESVKAGLAEGEEFDAVVRQAGFPGEAALVSMIEESDLIQQLLTAVHDEAAAGVTDDQVRVRYLAERTRFTQPEQYCAKHILVPEEATARDLLTRLALGSDFGELAAEFGTDGTKSRGGDLGCFGLGAMVPEFEAAVVAAPVGESVGPVQTQFGYHLVLVYDHTPARVRPLGEVEGSARELVVSTAADALLNGIIDGAAVLTYPENLPAF; translated from the coding sequence ATGACTCGACTCCCGGCCTCCCGCCGCGCACTCAAAACCCTTGCGCTCCTAGCGACGTCCCTCCTCCTCTCCGGAGCGTTCGCCCAGACCGGGACCGAAGCCGGCGCCGCCCCCACCGACCCGGTCGTCCTGCGCCTCGGCGCCTACGAAGAGCGCGCCAGCGACTTCGCCTGGCGCTTCGGCGTTACGCTTCGCGGCGTCGCCGCCCAGCAAGGCCAACCGTACAGCGAGGAGTTCGCGGCGAGCCTTTGGAGCCTGATCCCCTACTACCTCGACCAGCGGACGCAGGAAGTCGCGCTCGTGGCCGAGGCGCGGCGCCGCGGCCTCACGCCGGACGCCGACAAGCTCGAGTCGACCCTGGAGAGCGTCAAGGCCGGCCTCGCCGAGGGCGAGGAGTTCGACGCGGTCGTCCGCCAGGCCGGCTTCCCTGGTGAGGCGGCCCTCGTCTCGATGATCGAGGAGTCCGACCTCATCCAGCAGCTCCTCACCGCCGTCCACGACGAGGCCGCCGCCGGCGTGACCGACGACCAGGTGCGGGTGCGCTACCTGGCCGAGCGCACGCGCTTCACGCAGCCCGAGCAGTACTGCGCCAAGCACATCCTCGTACCGGAGGAGGCCACCGCTCGCGACCTGCTCACCAGGCTCGCGCTCGGCTCCGACTTCGGGGAGCTGGCCGCCGAGTTCGGCACGGACGGCACCAAGAGCCGTGGCGGCGACCTCGGCTGCTTCGGGCTCGGCGCCATGGTGCCGGAGTTCGAGGCCGCGGTGGTGGCCGCGCCGGTCGGCGAGAGCGTCGGGCCCGTACAGACCCAGTTCGGCTACCACCTCGTCCTCGTCTACGACCACACGCCCGCGCGCGTCAGGCCGCTCGGCGAGGTCGAGGGGTCGGCTCGCGAGCTCGTCGTGTCCACCGCCGCTGACGCCCTCCTGAACGGCATCATCGACGGCGCCGCCGTGCTCACCTACCCGGAGAACCTGCCCGCCTTCTGA
- a CDS encoding thioredoxin domain-containing protein, producing MSSRNRLAGEPSPYLRQHAHDPVDWYPWGAAAFEDARALDKPMLLSIGYSSCHWCHVMARESFRDPAVAEVMNREFVNVKVDREERPDVDAVYMAAVQAMTGSGGWPLTVIVTPSGEPFYGGTYFPPEDRPGMPSFRRVLASLAAAWRDRRADVLAAAADLGTALRRLEAPGFAPGEADGAEVARAAVARLVAMEDAENGGFGGAPKFPLHEALRLLLEAGDDAGRGVALRALDAMAAGGIFDQLGGGFFRYSVDAGWRVPHFEKMLYDNAAFVRAYAGAFRLTGEERYRRVALATVAWLERDLTAEDGAFYSALDAESEGEEGKYYVWTRAELDDALGGEVARLAAQRYGIGWGGTGGRHVVGAPLGDVPRCAASVAAVAAATTTDAATTTDAVGVERLLEGARERLLARRALRPKPATDDKVLASWNGLAIGALADASVALGERRLASVAARAADAIRERLWVDGRLWHSSCAGERRVEGLLEDYAYLGLGLVALHRATLDGRQLAWALELADAVAARFADGSGVGFFSVAEGDARLIARPKGFLDGATPSENAAAAELTWWAARYRDAAAALALSEAAVAGTAAAAAEAPQALASSARLARLQSGEQREVVIVGGSRAELAGLRDALEAVVDPGLLVLAVERSSPAELLRLPLLEGRLGALAGGPPRAYVCRAGVCRLPVGTAEELGGELASGR from the coding sequence ATGAGCAGCCGCAACCGTCTGGCAGGCGAGCCGAGCCCGTACCTGCGCCAGCACGCGCACGACCCGGTCGACTGGTACCCGTGGGGCGCCGCCGCCTTCGAGGACGCGCGGGCGCTGGACAAGCCCATGCTCCTGTCCATCGGTTACTCCTCCTGCCACTGGTGTCATGTCATGGCGCGGGAGTCGTTCCGCGACCCAGCGGTGGCGGAGGTCATGAACCGCGAGTTCGTGAACGTCAAGGTGGACAGGGAGGAGCGACCGGACGTCGACGCCGTCTACATGGCGGCCGTCCAGGCCATGACGGGGAGCGGCGGCTGGCCCCTCACGGTGATCGTCACGCCGAGCGGCGAGCCCTTCTACGGCGGCACGTACTTCCCGCCGGAAGACCGCCCCGGCATGCCGTCCTTCCGGCGGGTGCTCGCCTCGCTCGCCGCTGCTTGGCGCGACAGGCGCGCGGACGTGCTCGCCGCCGCCGCCGACCTGGGGACCGCGCTGAGGCGCCTAGAGGCTCCCGGGTTCGCACCGGGGGAGGCTGATGGCGCCGAGGTGGCGCGGGCGGCCGTGGCTCGGCTCGTCGCCATGGAGGACGCCGAGAACGGCGGCTTCGGCGGCGCCCCGAAGTTTCCCCTTCACGAAGCGCTCCGCTTGCTCCTCGAGGCCGGTGACGACGCCGGCAGGGGCGTGGCGTTGCGCGCCCTCGACGCGATGGCGGCAGGCGGCATCTTCGACCAGTTGGGCGGGGGCTTCTTCCGCTACTCGGTCGACGCCGGCTGGCGCGTCCCGCACTTCGAGAAGATGCTCTACGACAACGCGGCGTTCGTTCGCGCCTACGCCGGCGCCTTCCGACTCACGGGCGAGGAGCGGTACCGGCGGGTCGCGCTCGCAACGGTCGCCTGGCTGGAGCGCGACCTGACGGCGGAGGACGGCGCCTTCTATAGCGCGCTCGACGCCGAGTCCGAAGGGGAGGAAGGGAAGTACTACGTCTGGACCCGCGCCGAGCTCGACGACGCCCTGGGGGGCGAGGTCGCGCGGCTCGCGGCGCAGCGCTACGGCATCGGTTGGGGCGGGACCGGTGGCCGGCACGTAGTCGGCGCCCCACTAGGCGACGTGCCGCGCTGCGCCGCGAGCGTGGCGGCGGTGGCCGCGGCGACCACGACAGACGCGGCGACCACCACGGACGCGGTGGGAGTCGAGCGTCTGCTGGAAGGCGCGCGCGAACGGCTGCTCGCCCGCCGCGCGCTCCGGCCCAAGCCGGCCACGGACGACAAGGTCCTCGCTTCCTGGAACGGCCTGGCCATCGGTGCCCTGGCCGACGCGTCGGTGGCGCTCGGGGAGCGGCGCCTCGCCTCGGTGGCGGCCAGGGCGGCGGACGCGATCAGGGAGCGCCTGTGGGTCGACGGGCGCCTCTGGCACTCGTCGTGCGCCGGCGAGCGCCGCGTCGAGGGGCTGCTCGAGGACTACGCCTACCTGGGCCTCGGCCTCGTCGCCCTGCACCGCGCCACGCTCGACGGGCGCCAGCTCGCCTGGGCGCTGGAGCTGGCTGACGCCGTCGCGGCACGTTTCGCGGACGGCTCCGGCGTCGGCTTCTTCAGCGTTGCCGAGGGCGACGCGCGGCTGATCGCGCGCCCCAAGGGGTTCCTGGACGGCGCCACCCCGAGCGAGAACGCGGCCGCCGCGGAGCTCACGTGGTGGGCGGCGCGCTACCGCGACGCTGCGGCGGCCTTGGCGCTCTCCGAGGCCGCCGTGGCCGGGACCGCCGCCGCGGCTGCGGAGGCGCCTCAAGCTTTGGCGTCGAGCGCGCGGCTCGCGCGCCTCCAGTCCGGCGAGCAGCGCGAGGTCGTGATCGTAGGCGGGTCGCGCGCGGAGTTGGCGGGCCTGCGCGACGCGCTGGAAGCCGTCGTCGACCCGGGGCTGCTGGTCCTGGCCGTAGAGCGGAGCTCGCCGGCGGAGCTCCTGCGCCTCCCGCTCCTGGAAGGGCGCCTCGGCGCCCTGGCCGGCGGCCCGCCGCGGGCCTACGTGTGCCGCGCGGGCGTCTGCCGGCTGCCTGTGGGCACCGCCGAGGAGCTGGGCGGCGAGCTCGCTAGCGGCCGTTAG
- a CDS encoding class I SAM-dependent methyltransferase, with amino-acid sequence MTKTASDRVAEAPTAGYDRLGEFHDLFVAAARRRLRPALAAAFGGLRPDAVVLDLGAGTGLGVRQLAQATRARVVAVEPSVTMRAVLPARLADDPELTSRVTVVAGSVPDAFDELPEEVAGFVCAHMLGHVSPADRALTFSALAARLAGGGVGVVTVNATAEPRSEAVVEERRIGVHRYIARYLPAGADGRPSSEYEVRDADGRLLRAERFPGHWTPITPEGLRAELVPAGWRVTTHDHAATVLMLSREPGRGR; translated from the coding sequence ATGACCAAGACCGCTTCCGACCGTGTTGCCGAAGCGCCTACGGCCGGCTACGACCGGCTGGGCGAGTTCCACGACCTGTTCGTCGCCGCGGCCCGCCGGCGCCTTCGTCCGGCGCTGGCGGCCGCGTTCGGTGGCCTTCGGCCGGACGCCGTCGTGCTCGACCTCGGTGCCGGCACGGGGCTCGGCGTGCGCCAGCTCGCTCAGGCCACGCGGGCGCGGGTCGTCGCGGTGGAGCCGTCGGTGACGATGCGGGCCGTGCTCCCCGCCAGGCTAGCGGACGACCCCGAGTTGACGAGCAGGGTCACGGTCGTCGCCGGGTCCGTGCCCGACGCGTTCGACGAGCTGCCGGAGGAGGTGGCTGGGTTCGTGTGCGCGCACATGCTCGGCCATGTGAGCCCCGCCGACCGCGCGCTGACCTTCTCCGCGCTGGCGGCGCGCCTCGCGGGCGGCGGGGTCGGGGTCGTCACCGTGAACGCGACGGCGGAGCCACGGTCCGAGGCGGTCGTGGAGGAGCGCCGGATCGGCGTGCACCGTTACATCGCCCGCTACCTGCCCGCCGGGGCGGACGGGCGGCCGAGCAGCGAGTACGAGGTGCGCGACGCCGACGGGCGGCTACTGCGCGCGGAGCGCTTCCCCGGCCACTGGACGCCCATCACCCCAGAGGGGTTGCGCGCCGAGCTCGTCCCTGCCGGGTGGCGTGTCACCACTCACGACCACGCGGCGACGGTGCTCATGCTCAGCCGCGAGCCCGGCCGGGGGCGGTGA